One Solanum pennellii chromosome 10, SPENNV200 genomic region harbors:
- the LOC107001834 gene encoding pathogenesis-related protein STH-2-like yields the protein MGVTTFTEEINSPITPIRLFKALIVDSKSLIPKLLPQFVENVVLLQGDGGAGSIEQVNFTKGNPFEFVKHRIDELDKENMVCKYTMIEGDPLGQNLDFISYEIKIEESKINIGGCICKMTTNYHGIGDFFAKEEDIKDGKDSAKGIYKTVETYLIQNPNLYA from the exons ATGGGTGTTACAACTTTTACTGAAGAAATTAATTCCCCTATAACACCAATTCGTTTATTTAAGGCTTTAATTGTGGATTCAAAATCCTTAATACCAAAATTATTACCTCAATTTGTTGAAAATGTTGTTTTATTACAAGGAGATGGTGGAGCTGGAAGTATTGAACAAGTAAACTTCACAAAAGG TAACCCTTTTGAGTTTGTGAAACATAGAATAGATGAATTAGATAAAGAAAATATGGTGTGTAAATACACAATGATTGAAGGGGATCCATTGGGACAAAATCTTGATTTTATttcatatgaaataaaaattgaagaatcCAAAATTAATATTGGAGGATGTATTTGCAAAATGACAACAAATTATCATGGAATTGGTGATTTTTTTGCCAAAGAAGAAGATATTAAAGATGGAAAAGATAGTGCTAAGGGAATTTATAAAACTGTTGAAACCTACTTAATTCAAAATCCAAATCTTtatgcttaa